The Magnetococcales bacterium nucleotide sequence GACGAACCAGACGTTCTTGTTGCGGGTGTGCTGGAGATGAACCAGCCAGTTGATCATCTCCTGACCCAGTAGGCCGTAGGCCCCGCGCAGGTCGGGCTTGCCGGTTTTGTCGCTGAACGCTTGCGGCTGACCCTTGCACCACTGCATGCAGAGCCGGGCTCCGACCGTGAGACTGTCGAGAAAAAGCGTTTCGTATCTGCTCAGGACTGCGGGATCACCGTACTTGGCCACCACCGCCTGGTAGTGGGCGTCGCTGAAGGATTGGTCATCCCGCAAGGCCGGGTTGGGTCCGCCGATGTAGACCGCGATGTCCCTGCACTCCTGCCAGGTGCGGGGGCGGATGGTGTCACCGGGCCAGCCCTCGACGGCCAGATCGCCAGCTTCCATGTCGACGAACAAGGTGGTTGCCGGGTCAAGCGTCCAAAGCTGTGAGGTTTTGCCGATCCCGACCGGCCCCACGAGAACGCCCTTGATGCCGCGCCGTTCGGCCATGCGTTGGTCGGCGGTGATAATGGGCAATCTGTTCATCATGCTGCCTCCTGCCGAGCCGTGGTTACGTCCAGCCAATGGGTCACCACGAATCGGCCGAAGGGCCCCTTGCAGGCCGGGCGGAAATCGCCGAGGCCAATCCTGGAACCGGCGGCATCCACGATCTCGCGAAACAACTTGGCGGTGATGAGTCCATCATCGAGGAGTACCGTGAATCGAAACCGCCAATCCTGGAAACAGGGGCGATGGGAGAGGATGCGTCCGCCGGTGGAGGGAATGCGCACGGCCCTGGTGTCCACCGTCCATGGTTCCTTGTGATCCAGGGACAGTTCGATTTCCTCGATGGCGACGCATGCCGGGATCAGAGACGATTTCTGGGTGGTGATGAGGGACTTGCCCGCCTTGAAGAACCGTCCGGCATCAATGATGGCTCGAAACAGGTTGGGGGCCGGAACCATGGGCTTGCCGTCGTGGCCGATGTAGAGCTTGCTTTCTGCAATCTCGCGGGGCGTGCCCTTGTTGCCCACGATGCCGGTGCGCGTTCCTTCCGTGGCGGCCATCTGGGCCGCATCGGTGAAGCGGTTGCAGAGCAAAGGCGTCATGCCTTCAATGCCGATTTCGAGTCGTTTCATGAGTATTCTCCCTGGTTATTGATGTCCGGAAAATTAATTAATTTTGTGAAATCCGTGCCTTGCCTCGCCAAGCCATGCCCAGCAGCGCCTTGCCATGCCTAGCCCTGCCATGCATCGCCTCGCCATGTCATGCAGTTCTTGATAGTTCATTTAAAATCCGTGCCGTGCCTTGCGTTGCCGCACCGTGCCTAGCCTTGCCCGGCCTCGCCTCGCCTCGCTTCGCCAAGCCGTGCCGTGCCTCGCCACGCCTAGATTCATCATGCATGGTTATCTTTCCGGTACGACAATCTTGAACGCCTGCCGCCCGCTCTGAGTCGTCCTGGCTTCTTCGAAAACCGCCTTGATGTGGTTTGGCCACGCGGAATACTTTCTCTCATCGACCCCATGAGTCAGCTTGACGTACTCGCCAGGGTCTTCACCGCTTTCCGCTATGCGGGAGACGATGGTTGCCAGTTTCTGTTGATCCCACTTCACCTCCTTTTTCAGGTCAGCGACGACCTCCAGCCCATCCTCGCGGAACCGCACCACCCCGAACTCTTTGCCGCTCTCCCTGCGGATGGCTGTGGCCCGGTCGCCGAAGCGGCGGGCGAAGACGCCGTCCAGCAGGTCGTTGACCAGCTTGACCCGGGCGGCGGCCTCGGAGGCCTCCTGTTGCAGCCGGGCCAGTTCCCTGACCGGCAGGGCGGCGACCTCGCCCATGGGCATCTGGCGCAGTTGATCAATGGTGATGGGGGCGTTCATGGTCAACTTGCTGGTGACGTTCTCGTTCATCTTTTCCTCCTGAAGGAGATCCTGAAAATAACCGCACGCCAGACCCGCCAGGAATCGGGTTTTTCGGACCATGAATCCTATGCGTGCGGGTTCGTGACCCATCTCACCCGGTCGGGCACCCGACCGGGGTGGTTGGGCTATGTCGTGCCCGGCGTCAAACGCCGGAGGTACTTCTCATCAATGCGCCGGGCGGCATGCTCGGAATCCACGTTCATCAGGTCGCAGATAAAACCGAATCCGCCCAGATCCATTGACCGGCTCAGGAAGTACCGCTTTAGGTACAACACCTCGGAGCGGAACAGCGGGTTGCCCCACAGATTGGGGTTTTTCTCCACCTTCTGGACCAACGTCCTGGCGTCCTTCACCGCCTGATTCAAGACGGCGATCCACAAGCCCTTCTCCGATTCCGCTGTATTCGATTCCTCCATGCCCATCGGGCGGATCATGCAGATCGGCTTGTTTCTCATGGACACGGCGGCCTTCCGGTTCGGGTTCATTTCAGTTCCATCTCGCGTTCGGTGATCAGGTTCCGGTCATTAGTGATTGTGAGCCGGGTTTTCCCTCTATAGCGCAACCTCAATGCCATCTTGGTTTTAATAAGCAAAAGCAGATAGTTGATAGCATTTATATGGGTTGAAAATGGGCAAATTAAGAAGGAGGAAGGGTCGCGGGGTGGGGACGTGCGAAATGGAACGGATGGCACGCAAAACGGAACGGTTTGGCGGCGAATTGGAACGGGATGGCAACAAGATGGAACGCCAAAGCTGCAAATTGGAACGAGATGGCACGCATGCCGGAACGGCGTTGTGGACTGAAATGGACTGTG carries:
- a CDS encoding ATP-binding protein, whose protein sequence is MNRLPIITADQRMAERRGIKGVLVGPVGIGKTSQLWTLDPATTLFVDMEAGDLAVEGWPGDTIRPRTWQECRDIAVYIGGPNPALRDDQSFSDAHYQAVVAKYGDPAVLSRYETLFLDSLTVGARLCMQWCKGQPQAFSDKTGKPDLRGAYGLLGQEMINWLVHLQHTRNKNVWFVGILDKKIDDFNRPYFALQLEGSKTGLELPGIVDEVVTLTELKAEDGGLFRAFVCHTLNPWGFPAKDRSGRLAMVEEPHLGRLMAKISGPVRPIHERLEYGQPAPAEIATTASN